One segment of Paramormyrops kingsleyae isolate MSU_618 chromosome 8, PKINGS_0.4, whole genome shotgun sequence DNA contains the following:
- the atp6ap1la gene encoding ATPase H+ transporting accessory protein 1 like a — translation MAKHKIFLFYMIYLLPLELALSFDQVPAAVENSWDNASYQAIRLRNDGASIQAHRVTQAASSLPEAENPLRRLLQSHGWQGGSPHKAKRKLLQSASPLPYSPLNVVHNGKTCILFRAKRLAIRYRNHTFVDLTERLFGPSAPVDTRGSICGKDKATLSLKFGDVEDLRGLAIRLQMSNTFYESAGQNWFTLDSVHIQYNWTQEATFNATEVYAPATYSYHCQHVSSLQKYDTLLVPSSHADSAANWHITFTDFQIQAFNVQSNRFASASDCATFFTPAILMGLITSFILLLVLAYAVHMVMHLKHIDRYEEHKATVYFPRSPEAECPDKNSL, via the exons ATGGCAAAACACAAGATATTTCTGTTTTATATGATATACCTTCTTCCCCTTGAGCTCGCATTGTCCTTTGACCAAGTGCCTGCAGCTGTGGAAAATAG tTGGGACAACGCCTCATACCAGGCCATTAGACTTAGGAATG ATGGAGCTTCCATTCAGGCTCACAGAGTCACACAGGCAGCAAGTTCTTTGCCTGAGGCTGAAAACCCGCTGCGAAGATTACTGCAG TCTCACGGGTGGCAGGGAGGCTCCCCCCACAAGGCGAAGCGAAAGCTGCTGCAGTCGGCCAGCCCGCTCCCATACTCCCCGCTGAACGTGGTGCACAACGGCAAGACCTGCATCCTCTTCAGGGCCAAGAGGCTGGCCATCAGGTACAGGAATCACACCTTTGTGGACCTCACCGAGAGGCTCTTTGGCCCCAGCGCGCCTGTGGACACCCGCGGCTCCATCTGTGGCAAGGACAAAGCCAC GCTTTCATTAAAGTTTGGGGATGTGGAGGATCTAAGGGGGCTTGCAATCAG GCTGCAGATGTCCAACACTTTTTATGAGTCAGCAGGCCAGAACTGGTTCACCCTGGACAGCGTTCACATCCAGTACAACTGGACCCAGGAGGCAACCTTCAACGCCACTGAGGTGTATGCGCCGGCCACCTACTCCTACCACTGTCAACACGTCAGCAGTCTGCAGAAGTACGACACCCTGCTGGTGCCCAGCTCCCATGCCGACAGTGCTGCCAACTGGCACATCACCTTCACTGACTTCCAG ATCCAGGCCTTCAACGTGCAGTCCAACCGGTTCGCCTCAGCTAGCGACTGCGCCACATTCTTCACACCGGCCATTCTGATGGGCCTGATCACCTCGTTCATCCTGCTGCTGGTGCTGGCCTACGCCGTACACATGGTGATGCATCTGAAGCACATCGACCGCTACGAGGAGCACAAGGCCACCGTCTACTTCCCCCGCAGCCCCGAGGCCGAGTGCCCGGACAAGAACAGCCTTTAG